In a single window of the Pseudoxanthomonas sp. F37 genome:
- the waaA gene encoding lipid IV(A) 3-deoxy-D-manno-octulosonic acid transferase, translating into MSDRTAERLLRALYSAVLYLLTPVTVYHLIWRGFRYPEYFQRWNERYGSYGTAGGPVDVWLHAVSVGEVNAAAPVVDALLKRHRGLRVLVTTITPTGSQRVQALWGERVLHVYSPYDLPGAVARFLTHYPPRLALIMETELWPSLLFGCHDRKVPVYILNARLSARSLRGYSVLRPLIARTLRTVRRVAAQSADDAARFVQLGAAPGQVRDVGNLKFDIPVPDNVREVVHGFRQHLSGGRRVWIAASTHEDEEAPVLALHARLRRRWPDLLLLWAPRHPERFPRAAGAAREAGWTVGTRRGDRWPSAGDDVFVLDTLGELMAFYACADVAFVGGSLQAIGGHNMLEPAAVGTPAVTGPHLHNFSEISRRLKEADALVIAADAGGVGDAVEALLADDARRQQMADRGRALVEHGRGALARTLAMIAPHLPAPVA; encoded by the coding sequence ATGTCCGACCGCACCGCCGAACGCCTGCTGCGCGCCCTGTATTCGGCGGTGCTTTACCTGCTGACGCCGGTCACCGTCTACCACCTGATCTGGCGCGGCTTCCGCTATCCGGAATACTTCCAGCGCTGGAACGAGCGCTACGGCAGCTACGGCACCGCGGGCGGTCCGGTCGATGTCTGGCTGCACGCGGTGTCGGTGGGCGAAGTCAATGCCGCCGCACCGGTGGTCGATGCGCTGTTGAAGCGGCATCGTGGCCTGCGCGTGCTCGTCACCACCATCACGCCGACGGGATCGCAGCGGGTGCAGGCGCTGTGGGGCGAACGCGTGCTGCACGTGTACTCGCCCTACGACCTGCCCGGTGCGGTGGCGCGCTTCCTCACCCACTATCCGCCGCGCCTGGCGCTGATCATGGAGACCGAGTTGTGGCCCAGCCTGCTGTTCGGCTGCCACGACCGCAAGGTGCCGGTCTACATCCTCAATGCGCGGTTGTCGGCGCGCTCGCTGCGGGGCTACAGCGTGCTGCGCCCGTTGATCGCCCGCACCCTGCGCACCGTGCGCCGGGTCGCGGCGCAGTCCGCCGACGACGCCGCCCGCTTCGTGCAGCTGGGTGCCGCGCCCGGACAGGTGCGCGATGTCGGCAACCTCAAGTTCGACATCCCGGTGCCGGACAACGTGCGCGAGGTGGTGCACGGGTTCCGCCAGCATCTGAGCGGGGGCCGGCGCGTCTGGATCGCCGCCAGCACGCACGAGGACGAAGAAGCGCCGGTGCTGGCCCTGCACGCGCGCCTGCGCCGCCGCTGGCCCGACCTGCTGCTGCTGTGGGCGCCGCGCCACCCCGAGCGGTTCCCGCGCGCGGCGGGCGCCGCGCGCGAGGCGGGCTGGACGGTGGGCACGCGCCGCGGCGATCGCTGGCCTTCGGCGGGCGACGACGTGTTCGTGCTCGATACGCTGGGCGAACTGATGGCGTTCTACGCCTGCGCGGACGTGGCCTTCGTCGGTGGCAGCCTGCAGGCGATCGGCGGCCACAACATGCTGGAACCGGCGGCCGTGGGGACGCCTGCGGTCACCGGTCCGCACCTGCACAACTTCAGCGAGATCTCCCGCCGCCTGAAGGAGGCCGATGCGCTGGTGATCGCCGCCGACGCCGGCGGCGTGGGCGATGCGGTCGAGGCCCTGCTGGCCGACGATGCGCGCCGCCAGCAGATGGCCGACCGCGGCCGTGCGCTGGTCGAGCATGGGCGCGGTGCGCTGGCCCGCACGCTGGCGATGATCGCGCCGCACCTGCCGGCGCCGGTGGCATGA
- a CDS encoding TolC family outer membrane protein — protein MSRRPLALALALALPSAANATDLMQTYELARAGDTTLSIAESTRLIDKEGAVQARAALLPQITGSAGYDLEHNSRPGDPLGDGKSRSYGASVSQTIFDWSRIANLRGQKALSQAADYDLASANNDLITRTSAAYFNVLIGIESLAAAETNEAASKKQFDYAQKRLDVGLAPITDVHEARAQYDSARANTILARNSLDDSYRALAEITGQPISGLKGLPDDFRPELPPEQNAQTWVDHALEQNPDLKAAQYTLESAQHGVSSARAGHYPTLNFSGGYSNGTSWDSVPGTLSRDGEGYTWGVTLTVPIFSGGATQSGVRQALAQRDLASDGLEQTRRALIRNTSNAYQALVAGVSEVEARRLAVVSAQSALDASQVGLEVGTRTVLDVLQNQRTLFQAQVDYSDAKYRFLQNRLLLEQAAGTLDGTDVQDINRLLTADAEARLSSQPVSQ, from the coding sequence ATGAGCCGTCGCCCCCTCGCCCTTGCGCTCGCCCTGGCCCTGCCGTCCGCGGCCAATGCCACCGACCTGATGCAGACCTATGAGCTGGCGCGCGCCGGCGACACCACCTTGTCCATCGCCGAATCCACCCGGCTGATCGACAAGGAAGGCGCCGTGCAGGCCCGCGCCGCGCTGCTGCCGCAGATCACCGGCAGCGCCGGTTACGACCTGGAACACAACAGCCGGCCGGGCGACCCGCTGGGCGACGGCAAGAGCCGCAGCTATGGCGCCTCGGTCAGCCAGACGATCTTCGACTGGAGCCGCATCGCCAACCTGCGCGGCCAGAAGGCGCTCAGCCAGGCGGCCGACTACGACCTGGCCTCGGCGAACAACGACCTGATCACCCGCACCTCGGCCGCCTACTTCAACGTGCTGATCGGCATCGAGTCGCTGGCCGCGGCCGAGACCAACGAGGCGGCGTCCAAGAAGCAGTTCGACTACGCGCAGAAGCGCCTGGACGTGGGCCTGGCCCCCATCACCGATGTGCACGAAGCCCGTGCGCAGTACGACAGCGCGCGCGCCAACACCATCCTGGCCCGCAACTCGCTGGACGACAGCTACCGCGCCCTGGCCGAGATCACCGGCCAGCCCATCAGCGGCCTGAAGGGCCTGCCGGACGACTTCCGCCCCGAACTGCCGCCGGAGCAGAACGCGCAGACGTGGGTCGACCACGCGCTGGAGCAGAACCCGGACCTGAAGGCCGCCCAGTACACGCTGGAATCGGCGCAGCATGGCGTATCCAGCGCGCGCGCCGGCCACTACCCCACGCTCAACTTCAGCGGCGGCTACTCCAACGGCACCAGCTGGGACAGCGTGCCCGGCACGCTGTCGCGCGACGGCGAGGGCTACACCTGGGGCGTGACGCTGACCGTACCGATCTTCTCCGGCGGCGCCACCCAGTCGGGCGTGCGCCAGGCACTGGCCCAGCGCGACCTCGCTTCGGACGGCCTGGAACAGACGCGCCGCGCGCTGATCCGCAACACCAGCAACGCCTACCAGGCCCTGGTGGCCGGCGTCAGCGAAGTGGAAGCCCGGCGCCTAGCGGTGGTCTCCGCGCAGAGCGCGCTGGATGCCTCGCAGGTCGGCCTGGAAGTAGGTACCCGCACCGTGCTGGACGTGTTGCAGAACCAGCGCACGCTGTTCCAGGCGCAGGTCGACTATTCGGATGCCAAGTATCGCTTCCTGCAGAACCGCCTGCTGCTGGAACAGGCCGCGGGCACGCTGGACGGCACCGACGTGCAGGACATCAACCGCCTGCTGACCGCCGACGCCGAAGCACGCCTGTCGTCGCAGCCGGTTTCGCAGTAA
- a CDS encoding CaiB/BaiF CoA-transferase family protein: MSAAMPQSLAGVRVLDLTRVLAGPWCTQVLADLGADVIKVERPGSGDDTRGWGPPFLKDAQGNETPESAYFLCANRNKRSLTVDLSTAQGQAVIRRLAMRSDVLVENFKVGDMARYGLDAATLRAAHPGLVYCSITGFGQDGPYAQRAGYDFAVQGLGGLMSVTGAADGEPQKVGVAVADLFTGMYATVAILAALRHRDATGEGQVIDMALLDAQVAMLANLGSHYLTGGQVPARQGNAHANIVPYQVFAVADGHIIVAVGNDRQFARLCELLGLASLGQDARFAANAGRVRHRDALIPVLQQAFGARGRHACLASLEAVGIPCGPVNDLAQVFADPQVRARGMVVDASHPHAGALPLVGSPIKLSVTPVQPPCAPPMLGEHTDEVLREAGYGDDEIAVLRARGAI; this comes from the coding sequence ATGAGCGCGGCGATGCCGCAGTCGCTGGCCGGCGTGCGCGTGCTGGACCTGACGCGCGTGCTGGCCGGCCCGTGGTGCACGCAGGTGCTGGCCGACCTGGGCGCGGACGTGATCAAGGTGGAACGGCCGGGCAGCGGCGACGATACGCGCGGCTGGGGGCCGCCGTTCCTGAAGGATGCCCAGGGCAACGAAACCCCCGAATCCGCGTATTTCCTGTGCGCCAACCGCAACAAGCGTTCGCTGACGGTGGATCTGTCCACTGCGCAGGGCCAGGCCGTCATCCGGCGGCTGGCGATGCGGAGCGACGTGCTGGTGGAGAACTTCAAGGTCGGCGACATGGCCCGTTACGGCCTGGACGCCGCCACACTGCGTGCCGCCCATCCTGGGCTGGTGTACTGCTCGATCACCGGTTTCGGCCAGGACGGGCCCTACGCGCAGCGCGCCGGCTACGACTTCGCGGTGCAGGGGCTGGGCGGACTGATGAGCGTCACCGGGGCCGCCGACGGCGAGCCGCAGAAAGTCGGCGTGGCGGTGGCGGACCTGTTCACCGGCATGTACGCCACCGTTGCGATACTCGCAGCGCTGCGCCACCGCGACGCGACCGGCGAAGGACAGGTGATCGACATGGCGCTGCTGGACGCGCAGGTCGCGATGCTGGCCAATCTGGGCAGCCATTACCTGACAGGTGGCCAGGTCCCCGCGCGCCAGGGCAACGCGCACGCCAACATCGTGCCGTACCAGGTCTTCGCTGTCGCCGACGGCCACATCATCGTCGCGGTCGGCAACGACCGGCAGTTCGCCCGGCTGTGCGAGCTGCTCGGTCTCGCATCCCTCGGGCAGGACGCGCGCTTCGCAGCCAACGCGGGGCGCGTGCGTCATCGCGATGCGTTGATCCCGGTGCTGCAACAGGCGTTCGGCGCGCGCGGCCGGCACGCGTGCCTGGCTTCGCTGGAGGCGGTGGGCATTCCGTGCGGGCCGGTCAACGACCTGGCCCAGGTGTTCGCCGATCCGCAGGTGCGTGCGCGCGGCATGGTCGTCGACGCTTCCCATCCGCATGCCGGCGCGTTGCCGCTGGTGGGTAGTCCGATCAAGCTGTCGGTCACACCGGTACAACCGCCATGCGCGCCGCCGATGCTGGGCGAGCACACCGATGAGGTACTGCGTGAAGCGGGATACGGGGATGACGAAATCGCGGTGCTGCGTGCGCGCGGCGCGATCTGA